Proteins encoded within one genomic window of Fusarium musae strain F31 chromosome 4, whole genome shotgun sequence:
- the DRE2 gene encoding electron carrier (BUSCO:EOG09265040) encodes MAPATLMIDPSDDFVMPVTKSVQSTSPPKRTLLLAPPSLASNSDALTSILADYDRSVTDLQMLDRLSLGLVTLPPSTYDLVLVLSDASSMLGESLALMNRTVLGSLAESLKPSGRLQSQDGNSLEESTLSKEAVLAGLISSRGGFEKPDYGENDGAITLKFGKKKSQPAPLADGSVPLNLKRKPTEAKPKPAVPAGVGFIDLEDDLEDDDLIDEDTLMTEADLARPINIPAECLPKAGKRRRACKDCTCGLAERLAAEDADKRATADKKLESIKLATDDLAEIDFTVQGKVGSCGNCSLGDAFRCDGCPYIGLPPFKPGEEVRLLNNDVQL; translated from the exons ATGGCGCCCGCGACCCTCATGATCGATCCCAGTGACGACTTCGTCATGCCTGTCACAAAGTCTGTCCAATCTACCTCGCCACCCAAGCGAACGCTTCTTCTGGCGCCTCCTTCTCTTGCTTCCAATTCCGACGCGCTCACATCTATCCTCGCCGATTATGATCGCTCCGTCACCGATCTCCAGATGCTTGACCGTCTCTCCCTGGGATTGGTCACATTACCTCCTTCCACCTACGACCTTGTCTTGGTCCTGTCCGATGCCTCTTCTATGTTAGGCGAATCCCTTGCTTTGATGAACCGAACTGTCCTTGGATCTCTCGCCGAGTCCCTAAAGCCTAGCGGTCGTCTACAGTCTCAAGATGGCAACAGCCTGGAGGAGTCCACTTTGTCAAAAGAAGCAGTTTTGGCCGGGTTGATATCATCGCGGGGTGGTTTTGAGAAACCCGACTACGGTGAGAATGACGGAGCCATTACTCTGAAGTTTGGCAAGAAGAAATCCCAGCCTGCTCCTCTCGCAGATGGCTCTGTCCCTCTGAACCTGAAGAGGAAGCCCACTGAGGCGAAACCGAAACCAGCGGTCCCTGCCGGCGTCGGCTTCATCGATCTTGAAGACGACCTTGAGGACGACGATCTAATTGACGAGGATACTCTCATGACTGAAGCGGATCTGGCGAGACCCATCAATATCC CTGCGGAATGTCTACCCAAGGCTGGCAAACGTCGTCGGGCCTGCAAGGACTGCACATGTGGTTTGGCTGAACGTCTTGCTGCCGAAGACGCCGATAAGCGCGCAACCGCCGACAAAAAACTTGAGAGCATTAAACTGGCAACAGACGACCTGGCCGAGATCGACTTCACCGTGCAAGGTAAGGTTGGCTCATGCGGCAACTGTTCCCTTGGCGACGCTTTCCGTTGTGACGGATGCCCTTATATTGGGCTTCCTCCCTTCAAGCCAGGTGAAGAAGTTCGCCTGCTCAATAACGATGTGCAACTCTAA
- the KEX1 gene encoding Cell death protease (EggNog:ENOG41~MEROPS:MER0000413~BUSCO:EOG092623WR) produces the protein MVLKSMIPSPRRWAALVSFCLAPTLAIAVNDATATKAAAADYYVRDLPGLPTDGPDVKMHAGQRTVIWINGGPGCSSEDGSMMEIGPYRLKDQDHLVYNNGSWNEFANLLFVDNPVGTGFSSVDTNNYIHELKEMADQFVKFLEKWFALFPQYDRDDIYIAGESYAGQHIPYIARAILDRNMKNPATAWNLKGLLIGNGWIDPIEQYPAYITFAIQKGLIKKDSDEHKQLQGDLRNCQRMMASDVGHVDYGECEAILSNMLRLTKNGDGDNACVNMYDVRLKDSYPSCGMNWPPDLVHLTPYLRKPEVTKALHVDGIKKSVGWTECNGAVGGAFNARKSKPSVDLLPALLKEVPIMLFSGAEDLICNHIGTENMLSKMEWNGGKGFEVTPGNWAPRRDWTFEDETAGFWQEARNLTYVLVYNSSHMVPFDLPRRSRDMLDRFMGVDISRVGGDPADSRIDGEKGPKTSVGDAKNSTKTADEEHQKQLDEAKWAAYYKSGEIVLVIVIIGVIVWGYWIWRERRRGAAYSALADHDLSSQPNGHRAKSQPGDLESAAFDESELDDLHVTTPGTSNSARFPANHDSSEKFVTKYAE, from the exons ATGGTCCTCAAATCCATGATTCCGTCCCCGAGACGATGGGCCGCCCTTGTCTCCTTCTGCCTCGCACCAACTTTAGCCATCGCTGTAAACGATGCGACCGCAACAAAAGCTGCAGCTGCCGACTACTATGTTCGCGACCTTCCGGGTTTGCCCACCGATGGGCCCGATGTCAAGATGCACGCTGG ACAACGGACCGTTATTTGGATCAATGGTGGACCAGGCTGCAGTTCAGAAGATGGCTCCATGATGGAAATCGGCCCCTATCGGCTCAAGGATCAAGACCATTTGGTCTACAACAATGGCTCGTGGAACGAATTCGCCAACCTGCTGTTCGTCGATAACCCTGTAGGCACCGGCTTCAGCTCGGTTGACACCAATAACTATATACACGAACTCAAAGAAATGGCGGATCAATTTGTCAAATTCCTTGAGAAGTGGTTCGCTCTGTTTCCCCAGTACGATCGCGATGAT ATATACATCGCAGGCGAGTCTTACGCCGGACAGCATATCCCATACATCGCCAGGGCTATTCTCGATCGCAACATGAAGAATCCTGCAACCGCATGGAACCTGAAAGGACTATTGATCGGCAATGGCTGGATCGACCCAATCGAACAGTATCCCGCTTATATTACATTTGCCATACAGAAGGGTCTGATCAAGAAGGATTCCGACGAGCACAAGCAACTGCAAGGCGATCTGCGCAATTGTCAAAGAATGATGGCCTCGGATGTCGGCCATGTTGATTACGGCGAATGCGAAGCTATCTTGTCAAACATGCTCAGACTAACCAAGAACGGTGACGGCGATAATGCATGCGTTAACATGTACGATGTGCGACTGAAAGATTCATACCCTAGCTGCGGCATGAACTGGCCTCCGGATCTGGTGCACCTAACTCCTTACTTGAGAAAACCCGAGGTTACGAAAGCCCTTCACGTCGATGGCATAAAAAAATCTGTCGGTTGGACTGAGTGTAACGGTGCTGTTGGAGGTGCCTTCAACGCAAGGAAGTCTAAACCCTCGGTTGATCTCCTGCCCGCTCTCCTTAAGGAGGTTCCTATCATGCTCTTCTCTGGAGCTGAGGATCTCATTTGCAACCACATTGGAACCGAAAACATGCTTAGCAAGATGGAGTGGAACGGTGGGAAGGGTTTCGAAGTAACACCCGGCAACTGGGCTCCTCGGCGTGACTGGACTTTTGAGGACGAGACAGCTGGTTTCTGGCAAGAGGCCCGAAACTTGACATATGTTCTTGTCTATAACTCCTCCCACATGGTCCCTTTCGACCTTCCACGAAGAAGCCGAGATATGCTGGACCGCTTCATGGGCGTTGATATCAGCAGAGTTGGCGGCGACCCTGCTGACAGTCGCATTGATGGCGAGAAGGGGCCAAAGACCAGCGTTGGCGACGCCAAGAACAGTACTAAGACCGCCGACGAGGAACACCAAAAGCAGTTGGACGAGGCCAAGTGGGCAGCATACTACAAGTCTGGCGAAATTGTTCtggtcatcgtcatcattggTGTCATCGTCTGGGGATACTGGATATGGCGTGAACGTCGCAGGGGCGCTGCTTATTCTGCTTTGGCTGATCACGATCTTTCCAGTCAACCCAACGGCCACCGAGCCAAGTCACAGCCTGGTGATCTTGAGTCGGCGGCTTTTGATGAAAGCGAACTGGACGATTTGCATGTAACAACACCGGGAACCAGCAACAGTGCTAGGTTTCCAGCGAATCATGACAGTAGCGAGAAGTTTGTCACCAAGTACGCCGAATAA
- a CDS encoding hypothetical protein (EggNog:ENOG41), with product MAASGKTFIVEHLDPELGPWSELEYLAIARETQATHGSFILSSLPSAFQVPADLASNPAFTAEQRGVEELYAANKSRVCLLDPSAAKDLSPKDGENFDAFLFGGILDRTSELRKKGFEGRRLGPKQMTTDTAVRVTRIVVQDKVPLDQVPYLDFPELKFNEHESTEMPFRYVQGEDGKPIMPKGMVELIQKDADKAVDDLF from the exons aTGGCAGCCTCTGGGAAGACTTTTATTGTCGAGCATCTCGACCCAGAACTAGGCCCTTGGTCCGAACTCGAGTATCTGGCCATTGCACGCGAGACACAAGCGACTCATGGTTCTTTCATCCTCTCCAGTTTACCTTCTGCGTTCCAGGTTCCAGCAGATCTGGCCAGCAACCCCGCCTTCACTGCTGAGCAGCGTGGTGTTGAGGAGCTCTACGCCGCCAACAAGTCGCGAGTTTGTCTGCTAGATCCATCAGCCGCCAAGGATCTCTCTCCTAAGGATGGTGAGAACTTTGATGCCTTCTTATTTGGAGGCATTCTTG ACCGTACTTCAGAGCTTCGAAAGAAGGGCTTTGAAGGTCGCAGACTCGGCCCCAAGCAGATGACAACAGACACGGCCGTCCGGGTTACTCGTATTGTTGTTCAAGACAAGG TGCCACTTGATCAGGTGCCCTACCTGGACTTCCCTGAGCTCAAATTCAACGAACACGAGAGCACCGAGATGCCCTTCCGATATGTACAGGGTGAAGACGGCAAGCCTATCATGCCCAAG GGCATGGTCGAGTTGATTCAAAAAGATGCTGATAAGGCTGTGGATGATCTCTTCTAA
- a CDS encoding hypothetical protein (EggNog:ENOG41) yields MGYHRTFDHGTVLSQTSRPGISIPPGCTVQELTSLLAPIGAQMLIQGLRDGVYVPPRQNAGWRAEELSDEHLVHAPKVTKADGRIKWTQWTGDDIVRRIRVLGSVWTHAVNRKGDKKRLIFQDVETISSRDIGNRGAKVHLLEDTGVVLETPIWDQGDGSCAIRALDGSVIRVKKIKEEGKSQRDAMMGLRGYIAND; encoded by the exons ATGGGAT ACCACAGAACCTTCGATCATGGAACTGTCCTGTCTCAAACCTCTCGTCCCGGAATATCGATACCTCCAGGCTGCACCGTTCAGGAACTGACAAGCCTCCTGGCACCAATTGGAGCGCAAATGTTAATTCAAGGTCTACGAGATGGAGTCTATGTGCCGCCTCGCCAAAATGCAGGATGGAGAGCAGAAGAGCTGAGCGACGAGCATCTCGTACACGCGCCCAAGGTCACAAAGGCTGATGGACGCATAAAATGGACTCAGTGGACAGGGGACGACATTGTGCGAAGGATACGAGTACTTGGGTCTGTATGGACTCATGCTGTCAACAGGAAGGGAGATAAAAAGCGTTTGATTTTCCAAGATGTCGAGACCATATCCTCAAGGGATATCGGGAATCGTGGAGCAAAAGTCCACCTCCTTGAGGACACTGGGGTTGTCTTGGAGACTCCAATTTGGGATCAAGGCGATGGCAGCTGTGCCATACGCGCTCTGGACGGCAGCGTAATTCGCGTGAAGAAGATTAAGGAGGAAGGGAAGTCGCAGCGTGATGCAATGATGGGACTGAGGGGCTACATCGCTAATGACTAG
- a CDS encoding hypothetical protein (EggNog:ENOG41) — MGLGRFIHHIGAFFLLAATVMLIVVSITAPVVNDIALLKVNLNGNSGGGNGVNFGTFGYCVTRSSGSCTSARIGYDPSNAVAGTDFSKAGSDTAKALTYVMVLHPIGAGLCFIAFLLALGAGIFGSLMSTLVSLLAFLVTIIALACDFAGFSIVRRRINRDTSASARWSVGIWLVLAAAILCLIGTIAVFVTCCSGRRRRNRENKKMAAYNSSPTRY, encoded by the exons ATGGGTCTGGGACGATTCATTCACCATATTGGTGCCTTTTTTCTCTTGGCAGCAACAGTCATGCTCATTGTCGTGAGCATTACAGCCCCTGTTGTCAATGATATTGCCCTCCTCAAGGTCAACTTGAACGGCAACTCTGGAGGGGGAAATGGTGTGAATTTTGGAACTTTTGGGTATTGTGTCACAAGAAGCAGCGGGAG TTGTACAAGCGCTCGCATTGGCTACGACCCTTCCAATGCTGTCGCCGGCACCGACTTCTCCAAGGCTGGTTCGGACACTGCAAAGGCCCTAACATATGTCATGGTCCTGCATCCTATTGGTGCTGGGCTTTGCTTCATTGCCTTCCTTCTGGCTCTTGGTGCCGGCATCTTTGGCTCCCTCATGTCCACGCTTGTTTCACTCCTGGCCTTCTTGGTTACTATCATTGCCCTGGCTTGTGACTTCGCTGGATTTTCCATTGTCAGACGACGTATCAACCGAGACACCTCTGCCAGTGCTCGCTGGTCTGTTGGTATCTGGCTCGTCCTCGCCGCAGCTATTCTCTGTCTTATTGGCACTATCGCCGTCTTCGTTACCTGCTGTTCTGGTCGCCGTCGCCGCAACcgcgagaacaagaagatggcggcCTACAACTCTTCTCCCACCCGCTACTAA
- a CDS encoding hypothetical protein (EggNog:ENOG41) yields the protein MKDNSIPLYTSPQLGQKVTDYAEQHSTPLPKHISDYHADISANREDSYYMSSVFQSQYNTFLAKSIRATRVLEIGVYVGFSALVWADAVGPSGLVTGLEFEPEYAELSKKAFAANGVDNVEIIVGPASESLPKLNPTEPYDLVFIDADKTGYPGYLKQLLELSEPGNSNRILRPGALIVSDNVLRRGLVADDKALGDDELKGDQLKNVLAVRQFNDLALQSPRLETFLLPLWDGVNVSRLLD from the exons ATGAAAGACAACAGCATTCCTCTTTATACCTCGCCGCAGTTGGGCCAAAAAGTCACTGACTACGCAGAGCAACACTCGACCCCGTTACCCAAGCACATCAGTGATTACCATGCGGATATCTCTGCCAACAGAGAGGATTCTTATTATATGAGCTCTGTTTTCCAGTCtcaatataatacttttctTGCAAAATCTATTCGTGCTACAAGGG TTCTAGAAATCGGTGTCTACGTTGGCTTCTCTGCCCTCGTATGGGCTGACGCTGTGGGACCCAGTGGACTTGTGACTGGCCTAGAGTTCGAGCCTGAGTACGCTGAATTATCCAAGAAGGCTTTCGCAGCCAACGGAGTCGATAATGTTGAGATCATCGTTGGCCCTGCTTCTGAGTC TCTGCCCAAACTCAACCCCACCGAGCCCTATGATCTTGTTTTCATCGATGCAGACAAGACTGGTTATCCGGGATACTTGAAGCAACTGCTCGAGTTGTCGGAGCCTGGTAACTCGAACAGAATCCTTCGGCCAGGCGCTCTCATCGTCTCAGACAATGTGCTGCGTCGAGGATTGGTTGCGGACGACAAAGCGCTCGGTGATGACGAGCTCAAAGGTGATCAATTGAAAAACGTTTTAGCTGTGAGACAGTTCAATGATTTGGCACTGCAGAGCCCACGACTTGAGACATTTCTCCTGCCGTTGTGGGATGGTGTCAATGTTTCCCGTCTTCTGGATTAG
- a CDS encoding hypothetical protein (EggNog:ENOG41), with translation MRYNALAFMALVNGLAQANRFDWQSESKADVAKHEHKNATAPVFKVEVNEGQSDGNKGQLEAGKLKQEGEKAEQAAKKLEEKLQKKEDELELKAAQARGNRHHHHSHSSYSPDPTYDPATKTTGYHHHHSGHLQKGPYTLDGEKYDYIHKPKVHFHTSYTTHAPTLSPGCVGDKCIRKPCKECHGNWAQPGCWHCKALGATGEEVAEQAAKTTKYAPKETKAKEEEEEEEKKEKDPHVKTYTHGDKTIIVPKETKAPEATRPVAPQIEQPHKEGPKVIVIEESKKKPEEEKKSAEEKGEKEKYADEKPKNEYPKEKSKHEYPKEEPKEDICDRVHHHGQPSICDRIKHQHHKVDEPKKEDICSKPEGCHPHQAPAPAPAPHHEVKPAPAPAPAPHHEVKPAPAPAPAPHHEVKPAPAPAPHHEVKPAPVAPAPHYPEQKPEVQPAPAQPERAKPEEGQHGNAPSVPVTVPKSGATYNRVSVGIAVFAGVTSMMLL, from the coding sequence atGAGATACAACGCTCTGGCCTTCATGGCCCTCGTCAACGGCCTCGCTCAGGCCAACCGTTTCGACTGGCAGAGCGAGTCCAAGGCTGATGTTGCCAAGCATGAGCACAAGAACGCTACCGCCCCTGTCTTTAAGGTGGAGGTGAATGAGGGTCAAAGTGATGGCAACAAGGGCCAACTTGAGGCTGGAAAATTAAAGCAGGAGGGGGAGAAAGCTGAACAAGCggccaagaagctggaggagaagctgcagaagaaagaggatgagcttgagctcaaggctgcACAGGCTAGAGGAAaccgccatcaccaccacagcCACTCCTCATACTCCCCTGATCCTACCTACGACCCTGCCACAAAAACTACTggatatcatcaccatcactcaGGCCACCTCCAAAAGGGCCCCTACACGCTTGATGGAGAGAAATACGACTATATCCATAAACCAAAGGTCCACTTCCACACCTCTTACACTACCCACGCACCTACTCTCAGTCCTGGATGTGTCGGCGACAAGTGTATTCGCAAGCCTTGCAAGGAATGCCACGGAAACTGGGCACAGCCTGGCTGCTGGCACTGCAAGGCCCTTGGAGCCACTGGTGAGGAGGTTGCTGAACAGGCAGCGAAGACCACCAAGTATGCCCCTAAAGAAACCAAGgccaaagaagaggaggaggaagaggagaagaaggaaaaggatcCTCACGTAAAGACATACACGCATGGAGACAAGACTATCATTGTTCCTAAAGAGACCAAGGCCCCTGAAGCTACTCGACCTGTGGCTCCTCAGATTGAACAGCCTCATAAAGAGGGCCCTaaggtcatcgtcatcgaggAATCTAAGAAGAAgcccgaggaggagaagaagtctgcagaggagaaaggagagaaagaaaagtacgctgatgagaagcccaagaatGAGTACCCCAAGGAGAAGTCTAAGCATGAGTACCCAAAGGAGGAGCCCAAGGAGGACATCTGTGACAGGGTCCATCACCATGGCCAGCCTAGCATCTGTGACAGGATCAagcatcaacaccacaaggttgacgagcccaagaaggaggacaTCTGTTCGAAGCCTGAGGGTTGCCATCCCCATcaggctccggctccggctccggctcctcACCACGAAGTGaagccagctccagctccggcTCCCGCTCCTCACCACGAAGTGaagccagctccagctccggcTCCCGCTCCTCACCACGAAGTGAAGCCTGCCCCTGCTCCGGCTCCTCACCACGAAGTGAAGCCAGCTCCAGTGGCCCCGGCTCCTCATTACCCCGAGCAGAAGCCTGAGGTCCAGCCGGCGCCGGCTCAGCCCGAACGAGCCAAGCCTGAAGAGGGCCAACACGGCAATGCTCCCTCAGTTCCTGTAACAGTGCCCAAGTCCGGAGCCACCTACAACCGCGTCTCTGTTGGCATCGCCGTCTTTGCAGGTGTTACCAGCATGATGCTTCTGTGA
- a CDS encoding hypothetical protein (EggNog:ENOG41~BUSCO:EOG09264F60), with protein sequence MPERNATEGAGARRRRSSSILQVYHEPPETLEQISDQASLPNLNANWTNAKGAWTIHFVLIVCAKIIFDAIPGVSQETSWTLVNMSYMFGSYIMFHHVRGVPFDFNSGAFDNLNMWEQIDNGAQYTPTKKFLLGVPIALFLVSTHYTHYDLTYFTINLLAVLGVVIPKLPFSHRMRFGLFSGLPEE encoded by the exons ATGCCCGAACGAAATGCAACAGAGGGAGCTGGAGCCCGAAGGAGGAGATCTAGCAGTATCCTCCAAGTTTACCATGAGCCTCCCGAGACTCTTGAGCAGATCAGCGACCAAGCTTCCCTGCCTAACCTTAACGCCAACTGGACAAATGCTAAAG GTGCCTGGACCATTCATTTCGTCCTGATCGTCTGCGCCAAAATCATATTTGACGCCATCCCCGGTGTTTCGCAGGAGACTTCATGGACGCTTGTCAACATGTCATACATGTTTGGCTCCTACATCATGTTCCACCATGTTCGTGGCGTCCCCTTCGATTTCAACAGTGGCGCTTTTGACAACCTCAACATGTGGGAGCAAATTGACAATGGCGCGCAGTACACGCCCACCAAGAAGtttcttcttggtgttccGATTGCACTGTTTCTCGTCAGCACTCATTATACGCATTACGACTTgacttactttactattaacttATTGGCTGTCCTGGGAGTCGTCATCCCAAAGCTACCCTTC AGCCACCGAATGCGATTTGGGCTGTTCTCAGGTCTACCAGAGGAATAG